TACAAACATTGATAGGCGTTGAGTTTTCAATTTGAGCGTGTGTGCAGGCATGCGTGTATATGGGAATTGGGGCACCCACCAATAATGCCAAAGCAAATCCCATTTCAGAATCAAAGGATTAGTACACACCATATACGCCTCAGGGTAACAGATAAGGATCTTATGAGCTGGATAGCCATCCGTGAAACTGCTGCACTCGTCTTGAAATATTTGCCTGGTCATGGCATGAACTGCTCTGTTGCAAAGTTCTCCTTCTTTTGGTTCTGAACAAAAAATCTTCTGTATCTAGGACGTAGGATACCTGTCATGTACAAACCAGCAATAGATCAACGGGAAGAATACAACTCAGCAAGCACAAGATATATTTCATGCTTCACTTTGTTGGCAAATACATATCCGCTGAGAGTGCATAATTAAATGGTAAATTTTTAACAGGCATACTTTGGAGGAATTGCATGCAATCTTGCACTCTAGACCATTAAAGACTTGAAATCCTTCTGTAGCCTTGCACTCATCACGACTCGCACATCTGTTTTTATTCCTGCAAAGCAGGGATTATTAGACTCATGAATGAAGAAATTCAACAAGCTTTTACCATTGTATGCACGGACCTTTTCAGGAATATCCCAGGCTTCTCTTTCTTGTCAGGAACAATGGAGAGGAACTCATTATGCAGATAAGCTACAAAATTAGGATCCATGGAGACGGCAGCCATTTCAGGCTTATCATGTCCAAAGTCCATTAGCTGAATAGACAAACGGGTTGGAGTGGAAGACTGCATAGCAAACAATGTGTATAATATCAGGCATcattaataatttcatatttcaaCTTGCATAGACATTCTATCAAGCTAAACCTATAGATACCTACGCATTCTATACGATATATGTTCTCGTCATGGAGAAGAACTCGGGCATTTTCATGATAAACTACATCAACAAATCTTCCAGGTTTTCTTGATTTTTCATAGGCATATAGTTGAAGCAGCTTGTTGTCCATTTCATCAGTTGCCACTGTTTGGAGCTGAGGACAAAATTCCATGAAGATGAATGCTTAGGGCAATAAAGAGAAGGAACAAAAGTCAGAAATTGGAAGAAACAAAAAGGTTGTCTGAACAGAAATTTCAAGCATTTAACCTGTTTGACAAGCTTATAAATCAACTTGTCCAATGTGAAAAGAACATATGATTGGGTTCCAATAATAGCTCGGCAATCATCCTCAAATTTTGTATTATCAGAAGAGCCATCAAGTAAGTTGTAAAGAGCACCCATAAACCTGTTACACAACTTAAAATGAATATCATGTCAACATTGACCAATTAgcgaaaacatataaaaaagaaGAGCACCTGGCATATAGGTCAGTTGGACTTGTATCATTTGAAGCTCTCCATTTCCTTTCAGCAGATGATGAATTAATTTTTGCTGATAGTATTCTCTCATACAATGTCTGACAAATTGGGACACAAGGGATGTTATATTAATGAAAGCAATCACATTTTAACTCAGAAAGGCTACCTAAAGATCACAATTCTAAACAGAACTTCAGAAATAAAAAGAGCATTACTTGGTGAAGCCTTAAAAGCACATAAAAAGAATCATTTCCATAGAAAACCCGGGAACACTTTTCTTTGTCATGTAATGCTGGAGGGACATGCTTGGCTAGAGGCTTCACATTTAGAAGAAACCGTTCTGAAAATGGCAACATCATTCCATCTCCTTCAACATCGTGGGCATCAGCCATCCCTTCAGCTTCACCTTCACTTTCAGCTTTATTATCATGCTCATCACGTTCTCCATCTTCCTCGTGCTCTTCCCGAGAGCAATCACCAGACTCACTTCCAGATACATCACCATTCTCAGAGGCATTCTCACTATCCTCTGATGATCTTTGAGCACTTTCATCACCTTCATCATCAGCATCAGCATCATTTTCTACTCCTGCCTCCCCACATGTTTCTTCTTCTCCATGTCTTGTTTGATACTGCCTACTTACAGCACCATCCTTTGCCTTCTGCACAGTCTCTAAACCGCCTTCTTCATAAGGTGCAAAAATATCCTCCTCAAAATCCCCATTTGGAGATAATTCACCTTCTtctctttcaattttaaaatgtgCAGCAGATTCATCATTACATCTGTGATTCCTGACACCTTCTGTCCTCACCCCATTTGTGGATACAGCAGCAGGTCTTGAAAAATCACCACCCTGCTAGATCAATAACAATTACAGTAATCTTTCATAAAGCTGGATAAATGAATGTAACCACGAATTAAAGCTAAACCTCTCCCTTTATTAGTTTAATTACCTTTTCAATAACCCTAAGACAAATCAAGCTGTCAAGCATTAAGCATAGAGTATCGTTCTCTAATATGTATTTCAAATTCAATGCTGGTAACAGATACTCGAAAGTTAACTATCAGAACTTAAAGTAGGATGACTTAGCAACCACCTCGACTTAAAACCACGATACCAAGTTTATTGCTTTCATTTTGTCTTGACTATCAAGTATCAAATGAATGGCACATTAAAAGCATTCTCAGTTTGAGTCACAAATACAAAAGTCATGCATGGAAGAACTGTACCTCTGGTGAAGGTAAAATTTCATTGCTTGAACCTAATCCAAGCCCACCATTAAGAGTATCATAACTTGGTCTTGAAGGTGGAACGCTAGGCCCTTGCAACAAACAGGTGTCTCAGAAATCTAGCTATCGTTTTTTGAAGGGAAACATAATCTAAGCAACAACTGGAGGCAAGATTTCAGGACCAAGGAAATAAAAACATGTTACATTATGTTGAAAGCATTCATCGAACCTGATTCTACATTAGTTCTTCCATTACTTGGCTCTGCTCCAGTGGCAAGTGAAGTGTTTGAATTAACTAATTGTTCATTGGTAGCTTGTTTGCCAACAGCAGATTGTTCATCAGCTGAGGCTGCATTAATCTGCATCCTATCATGTTGAACAGTACTGCAAGATGTGTCACTCTTGCGAGCTATATGATCTGCATCTGGAGAACCATTTTCTTTAATCCCATTATCTCCATTTCGCAACCAAGCCCTACAAGAACTTGATTGCTCAGGTGGGATACTTTCGCCTCCAtttcttgaaggatttgaatgCTTGTTGATGACTGcagcaccaccaccaccactagGGCTGCCTTCACTATCTCCACTTTTGGAAGAATGGTTCTTTGCCTTGACGACATCTTCAGTGTCTTCTGCACCCTGAGGCCGAGAAGGAACACCAAGCATGGGTTCCAAGAAAGTTGTCCAAATCTTCATTACTTTGTCCAACTGTTCAGTTGTACAAACTTCTCCACAAGAGTATTTGATGAGCTGATATAAATCCTCATGAATGTCAGGATCTGGGTACTCAAATTCCAAATTAGGTACGATAGGCCTTCTGTTTCCAGCAGCAAAAGCAAGAAGCACATCATCTTCTTTGCGCTTCTTCTCGCTAATTTCTTTGATCTCTGCCAATAAGGCTGCAAAGCGCATGGCATATTAGCATGGTCAACAAATGAACTATCGGACAATTGACATTGTTAAAGGAAATAAAAGCAACTGAAGAAGGATAGAAAAATTAACTGATAAAACTTTCAAGTTCCAACATAATCGGTTATTATTTAAGATGGACTTTAGCTTTAACTTTATTTGGTAGGATAGATTGTATAAAGTGATAATCCACCAAAGTTCTCAAGGAGCCAAAGATGTCAAATCAATACtgtattatgttatgtatgaataTCATCACACGAAAGATCAAAGATTACCTTTGGTGCTCAAGCTCTTTGTGTCCTGTTGCTTGAAATAGAAACTACGATGATCAAGGGACTTGTGATAGTTCTTGGCATAAATTTCAGCCCAGACTTTGTTGAAATCAGCTCGACACCTTGCCCACTCTTCTTGTTTCTGTTTCAAACGAGTTAATATGACTGGCAAAGCAAGAGAAGTGTTCTTCCTTAATACATCCATCACGTCAAGCCCGTGATCACCATACAAACGTTCAATACACCTCAGAGTCAAAGCTACAACAGGATAAAAGAAAACCATCAGGAAAAAAGGGTACATGTGTGTGGGTGTGAGAGAGAGATATTGAATTGAGAACAAGGAGGAAAGCAGCCAACAAATAATCATATGACAAAAAAAACAATGGActaatttaaatcaaatgttaataAACTTATACAACCTGTAAAGTGCTCCTCAATATGAATTGGACTCTCTGTTTTTATTGTATTGTTGTTGATCTTTTCTAATAATTCTTCTACACGTTTGGTCGTTACATTAACAGATTCCAATAGCATGTCCAGCTCAAACCTGACAACAAGtcatcaacaataaagaaaattaCATGATTGCCAAAAACAAAATATCACACAAATCAAAATCATCTAAACAACTTCCATgaacaagaaaaataaagaatgcACAAAAACTGCCATCTTAACTTTCTACATACAGAATAGCCAAGAGACTAAATCTCGGATTTTGACATCAACCAAACAAGCATTAAACTATAAAGTAAGAAACAACATGTTAATAAGAAAATTCCTAGTTAGAAAATATATAAGCCCACGCGTGCCAAGACATAACAACCAAAACTTGAAAACCAACATAAAGCACAGGCAAACTCAACCTGTCATCTTCACATCTGAACAGGCTTTCCTCATACTGGTTTTTACGCATGTGTTTAAAAGAGTAATCTTCACTTCCTGAAGTGACAGATACCCAATGATCATTCAGTACTTCAGCACCAAGTTCTGTCCTCTGACTTGCTGATGGAATGGGATACTGCAAAAAGGTTTAAGAAAATTTAGTAGTTCGGAAATCTCCAAAACAAAATCTAAAAGTAAACAGTAAGTGAAAAGTTGCATACATTCTTTGGTAGAAGCCGATAACTGGGCGTGCAGCGCTCACAATTAGATAGGTCAAGTTCATTAATTGGTTTCAAAAACTTATCCTTGGTAGAAAATAAAGACATCTTGTGACTCCCtgtatctttattattgttaaaGGCTACATTTTTGTCAAGTCTATCTCTGTCCCTTGTTTCACGTTCTCTTTCTTTAATCATATCTTCCCTCTCGCGATACCGATCCCTGTCCCTGTCCTCTGGCTTCACAGGTCTGGGCAAATTACCTTCATTCCACAAGGATTCTGGAATAAGAAGTTGAAAGCATTAAATATTGCTGGAAATGAACAAAGGTTACTTGAAGACCAAATCATTCCATAGTGAAATATGTGGACTCAGGTAGTTTTGCTATTTAGATCAGGCAAATTATAATTCAGATTGCAATATTAGGTATAATATTAATTCACAATCTGCATGACATAatcaaatataacttttttGGTCTAGAAAACTGAAACATGAAACAAAAAAGATTGTATAATAGATTCCAACCAACCACTTGAGGTTGTTCAAATGATTGCCATCTCAAGAGAAATCTACTGACACGCTCAGAGGCACAGAAACACACGCATAGCAGAACATTTTACTTACTTTTACTCACAACACCAGCTAGAAGACCTTCTGCATGAAAGATCAATTGAATAGAATCAGTGCTGCCAGATTTCCCAAGTAAATAAGTTGAAGGGTTTGGATTAAAAAGTTACCATTCTTCTCACAACGTGCCAAAAATTCATTGAAGCCATCCATAAGATCTGGATATTttccaagtaaatcacccaccTGATTCAGAAAAGAGTATCCATGTATCACCAACTCTTGTACAGCAAATACCAATCTACAAGGGGGTAGGCATGATAAGAGGGTGACAATACTATTTCGCATGTGAAAGTACATTAAAGTTGATACTGGAGTATTCCACAGTCGCAGACTTTGCCAAATTAGACACCAAACAAGGTGAACCTCGGTCAAATATGGCCGCCACAAATGATCCTTAAGAGTCTAGTGCAGAATTAAATGAACAAGAAAAGAATTTTCTGAATTCAATCTGAAAATTCAAATTCTATAACTTAttatattaactaaattttGCTTATATTTCTGTTCAGAAAGCCCCAAGCATGAAAGGACAACACAAGAGATGGACCTTTTAAAAAAGCAATAGTAAACAGTATTAACCATACCAAAGATTGCAATTCTGGTCTTGTGATTATTTCTCTGGTATATAAATGAAGACACCTCAAAAATCCCTGGTAATCATCAGGATTATGCAACTTTTCCTTCACTTTCTCACAGAACGCGAGCTCTTGGGTTAATGCATCTGCCATGACAAATAACATAACAAAAAAGTGAAATATAAAGGAAGAATATATAACTCAAATACAAAAGAAGTCAACTAAAAAGGAACACCTGTAATGATAGTGAACAGACAAAAAggattaaaaaatgaaaagtaGTAGTCATGATTATAATGAACAAAAATTTAGTCCCAAAGAGGAATAACATCACAATGagaagaaaaggagagagaTAGGCACAAACTCAGTTTAGATTCATTCAGGTCAAAGATTCATTAAGCATCCCACCAGTGGTTATAAAAAGCTAATTGAAACAATAATGATCATCCAAGTTTTTAACAGATTACAAAGGAGCACAATAAAACAGCACAAAAGTTTATTAGTGTTGTACACCTCTGATGCAGATGATCACAGAATgttttcaataatttaaacatGGACAACAAGATGCAGCCATGTCAATAGCACTctaattttaaagaaaaggaTGACCTTCAAAATTTTGCAAAGAAAGCATTTCTCTGCTCAGAACAGGCAAGAGCTCAAAACAATATATTGATAAGTCTTCCATTTATAAGATATCTCTGTATAGATACATAAACTTGAAATGAATATGCTAGATTCAAAATGATAGCATGTTGAATTACCACTCCAAGAAACAAACAAAgtatttatactttaatttcATGCACATAGAACCTAAGAAATAAACCCAAAATTCAATTATGCATATGTTAGTAAAAAATACATAATGTGATACAATCTAAAATTGTTAAAACCAATAACAATGAGCACGAAGTCCTCATGCAATCATAACCTGAAGTGTCTATGCAAATGCCAATAACTGCAATCAGGACTGATTCGGTTTCTCTTCCAAGTAAAGATAAACAATTCTAGAATTCATAGATTTTGTTGACATTAAAAATAGGGTACAATTGCAAAAATCAACCACATTTGTGGATAAAGCAACACAAAACACAATAGATAACTCACTTTTAACAGCATTTTTATCATCATAAGTGGATGAAACAGGACGCATTTCAAAGTTTTCATCAGCATCCCCACCTTGATGTTCAGCAGCTGAATCTTCAACTTTACGAGCAGATTTCCGTTTAGGGGGAAACCGTTGCATGAATTCATGACTACCATCATGCTCATAATCTCTATCTTCCTGATCTCTCCTATCTCGATCTTCTTTCCTCTCCTTTTCTGTTTCACCGCGCCTCCGCTGCTCTTTGTCTGACCTTATTAGAGATCTGTCATGGTCTGGATCAGGACGGTCAACACTGAAGTCACGATCAGCACGGGAAACAGTAGTCCTGTCTTTCTGGAAGGTGATAAAAAGAAGCAGATGTCATTGCTTACTGATTATGAAATCAAAGGAGATTATCAAAGAAAAGGAGCGACCTTGTCAACATGCATTTGGCGCATTGTAGGCATAGCAGAGCTCCTATCACGAAGAATGGAATTCCTAACAGATGGAGGATAGTAAGCAGAGGCTGTAGCTGAAGAATCAGGTAGAAAATGAGTAAACTCCTTAAGCAGATCATTATGGTCTTGAAAAAGCATAGCAACCTGcaatacaaataaatttttttataacaatgTGAAATTTTAGACACCTTGTGGTGTTCcttaataaaaaaggaaaaaattgagTCAGAAAGATAAGATGTACCTCTTGGTAGACTTCAGTGAtagatttattttcttttctgtacATATTCAAAATGTCTAAAAATGATTTGTAAACATGATCATCTCCTTGAAACCTTGTCTGCATAGTACAATTCACCAGGCTAAAATTCTTGAGACCAAACCTATAATCTCCAGTGATGAAGACTGGTCATGATTCATGAAACAAAAATTCTACCTTAATTTTGTTTACAAAGTTAATTGCTTCTTCAAATTCAACAGGCTTCTTCTGTGGAGGCTGTTCATCGTCTAGAGGAAGGGTGATTTCATATCCCTTAGGCAAAAAGGTATTGAAACCTAAAATTAGATCACGATGCCCTTTAAATAACTCCTTCACCCTCGCTATGACACCTGCAGTATCAATTCTGAAtccgaaaaaaaaaacatgatatgcaaattaaaacaataatcaTTAGTCTTTTAAAACCATAGGATATTATATGGAATTTCCTGATCAAACCTTTGAGCTTTAAAATCCTTCATGACCTCGAGAAAGTCatcatatttttctcttttatcttGAAATATGTCCTTCACAGCCTTGAGATATGCCAAGGCATCATTTGTCGTAAGTTTCTGtccacctccacctcctccaccactagCTGCTCCTCCTCCCATCATCTGGGGTTGCACCGAACTTCATTGCAGAAAGATTTGAATGTGATTTGTAAATGAATAGATTGCAGGATCCAAAACAAATTTCAGTAGATCATGAACCAAATTCAACTAAAAGAGTTCATCCCAAACCATATCAATCCCATGTCAAAGACGCCATTGAAGTGATGTGCGTGTCAGAAGAACAGTTTCTACAGTAATTGCCATTTTTGTTTCCATTCACATTCACCAACGAAATCAAACCTAAGCAGAATTTAGCAAGAGAACCCCAAACAAAAAATCCTATCTTTCTTCACTagtcaaataaataacaaaattttCAAAGCTTCAGTAATGCCCTAAACGCTGAActgtatttaaaattaaaaaataataaaaaaataaaccaaaCAAAATCAATAGAAAGTACCTAAAAATTTTACAGATGATGAGCTTAACAGGAATCAACACAATTTGCTTCAGCAGTCAAACACTAAAAGCATAAATATAATAACAGACAACAAaatgagaaaatttaaaaataaaaacagatGACAGCACATAGAGAATGATAGAAAGAAAGAGATAACGGAAAAGAGCATACGTTTCCCCTCGAGAAGAGACCATTGGCCTCTTAAGTTGAGAGCTGATGTAAACATCATCTCTTGACCTCTTCATCTTGTTCTATAACCAAAcaaaatctctctctctctctctctctgccttCAACAGCAAATCATGTTTCTAAAACTGCAATTAAACCAGAAAAAAccctgaaaggaaaaaaaataacaaatttaaacAGCAAGCAGATCTAACCAAGACaaatcaaaaacaaaaaattggAACAAGCAGATCACTGTACAATACAAAACACAAAGTAATTCGCATTTACTTGAAGAGAAAGCAAGCGACATCGAAAATTGCATACAGAGACAAACCAAAACGCGAAATTTGCAGAAAAAGAGAGGGAGAGATCGTTTACTCGCTGAATTAGCAGAAAGACTTGAAAATAGCaataaagatgaaaagaaaacagAAGAGAGAGCTCTGAGGTGAAAATTTAAGGAACCTTACAAGGAGGGAATACGAAAATTAGAGAagtgattttctttttcttttctttcttttcttttcttttcttttttctaattttctttttgttttcttaaTTTTGCTGTGTAGAGAGAAACAGAGATGGAGGAGAGGATGCGAATGCaatgttatgttgtttttgttTATTAGAGAGAGAGTTTAGAATGTGatattgaaaaattgaaaacaaCTGCGACAACAAGcgagagaaagagaa
The sequence above is a segment of the Manihot esculenta cultivar AM560-2 chromosome 5, M.esculenta_v8, whole genome shotgun sequence genome. Coding sequences within it:
- the LOC110615939 gene encoding paired amphipathic helix protein Sin3-like 4 isoform X5 — encoded protein: MKRSRDDVYISSQLKRPMVSSRGETSVQPQMMGGGAASGGGGGGGQKLTTNDALAYLKAVKDIFQDKREKYDDFLEVMKDFKAQRIDTAGVIARVKELFKGHRDLILGFNTFLPKGYEITLPLDDEQPPQKKPVEFEEAINFVNKIKTRFQGDDHVYKSFLDILNMYRKENKSITEVYQEVAMLFQDHNDLLKEFTHFLPDSSATASAYYPPSVRNSILRDRSSAMPTMRQMHVDKKDRTTVSRADRDFSVDRPDPDHDRSLIRSDKEQRRRGETEKERKEDRDRRDQEDRDYEHDGSHEFMQRFPPKRKSARKVEDSAAEHQGGDADENFEMRPVSSTYDDKNAVKNALTQELAFCEKVKEKLHNPDDYQGFLRCLHLYTREIITRPELQSLVGDLLGKYPDLMDGFNEFLARCEKNGLLAGVVSKSNLPRPVKPEDRDRDRYREREDMIKERERETRDRDRLDKNVAFNNNKDTGSHKMSLFSTKDKFLKPINELDLSNCERCTPSYRLLPKNYPIPSASQRTELGAEVLNDHWVSVTSGSEDYSFKHMRKNQYEESLFRCEDDRFELDMLLESVNVTTKRVEELLEKINNNTIKTESPIHIEEHFTALTLRCIERLYGDHGLDVMDVLRKNTSLALPVILTRLKQKQEEWARCRADFNKVWAEIYAKNYHKSLDHRSFYFKQQDTKSLSTKALLAEIKEISEKKRKEDDVLLAFAAGNRRPIVPNLEFEYPDPDIHEDLYQLIKYSCGEVCTTEQLDKVMKIWTTFLEPMLGVPSRPQGAEDTEDVVKAKNHSSKSGDSEGSPSGGGGAAVINKHSNPSRNGGESIPPEQSSSCRAWLRNGDNGIKENGSPDADHIARKSDTSCSTVQHDRMQINAASADEQSAVGKQATNEQLVNSNTSLATGAEPSNGRTNVESGPSVPPSRPSYDTLNGGLGLGSSNEILPSPEGGDFSRPAAVSTNGVRTEGVRNHRCNDESAAHFKIEREEGELSPNGDFEEDIFAPYEEGGLETVQKAKDGAVSRQYQTRHGEEETCGEAGVENDADADDEGDESAQRSSEDSENASENGDVSGSESGDCSREEHEEDGERDEHDNKAESEGEAEGMADAHDVEGDGMMLPFSERFLLNVKPLAKHVPPALHDKEKCSRVFYGNDSFYVLLRLHQTLYERILSAKINSSSAERKWRASNDTSPTDLYARFMGALYNLLDGSSDNTKFEDDCRAIIGTQSYVLFTLDKLIYKLVKQLQTVATDEMDNKLLQLYAYEKSRKPGRFVDVVYHENARVLLHDENIYRIECSSTPTRLSIQLMDFGHDKPEMAAVSMDPNFVAYLHNEFLSIVPDKKEKPGIFLKRNKNRCASRDECKATEGFQVFNGLECKIACNSSKVSYVLDTEDFLFRTKRRRTLQQSSSCHDQANISRRVQQFHGWLSSS
- the LOC110615939 gene encoding paired amphipathic helix protein Sin3-like 4 isoform X8 → MKRSRDDVYISSQLKRPMVSSRGETSVQPQMMGGGAASGGGGGGGQKLTTNDALAYLKAVKDIFQDKREKYDDFLEVMKDFKAQRIDTAGVIARVKELFKGHRDLILGFNTFLPKGYEITLPLDDEQPPQKKPVEFEEAINFVNKIKTRFQGDDHVYKSFLDILNMYRKENKSITEVYQEVAMLFQDHNDLLKEFTHFLPDSSATASAYYPPSVRNSILRDRSSAMPTMRQMHVDKKDRTTVSRADRDFSVDRPDPDHDRSLIRSDKEQRRRGETEKERKEDRDRRDQEDRDYEHDGSHEFMQRFPPKRKSARKVEDSAAEHQGGDADENFEMRPVSSTYDDKNAVKNALTQELAFCEKVKEKLHNPDDYQGFLRCLHLYTREIITRPELQSLVGDLLGKYPDLMDGFNEFLARCEKNEGLLAGVVSKKSLWNEGNLPRPVKPEDRDRDRYREREDMIKERERETRDRDRLDKNVAFNNNKDTGSHKMSLFSTKDKFLKPINELDLSNCERCTPSYRLLPKNYPIPSASQRTELGAEVLNDHWVSVTSGSEDYSFKHMRKNQYEESLFRCEDDRFELDMLLESVNVTTKRVEELLEKINNNTIKTESPIHIEEHFTALTLRCIERLYGDHGLDVMDVLRKNTSLALPVILTRLKQKQEEWARCRADFNKVWAEIYAKNYHKSLDHRSFYFKQQDTKSLSTKALLAEIKEISEKKRKEDDVLLAFAAGNRRPIVPNLEFEYPDPDIHEDLYQLIKYSCGEVCTTEQLDKVMKIWTTFLEPMLGVPSRPQGAEDTEDVVKAKNHSSKSGDSEGSPSGGGGAAVINKHSNPSRNGGESIPPEQSSSCRAWLRNGDNGIKENGSPDADHIARKSDTSCSTVQHDRMQINAASADEQSAVGKQATNEQLVNSNTSLATGAEPSNGRTNVESGPSVPPSRPSYDTLNGGLGLGSSNEILPSPEGGDFSRPAAVSTNGVRTEGVRNHRCNDESAAHFKIEREEGELSPNGDFEEDIFAPYEEGGLETVQKAKDGAVSRQYQTRHGEEETCGEAGVENDADADDEGDESAQRSSEDSENASENGDVSGSESGDCSREEHEEDGERDEHDNKAESEGEAEGMADAHDVEGDGMMLPFSERFLLNVKPLAKHVPPALHDKEKCSRVFYGNDSFYVLLRLHQTLYERILSAKINSSSAERKWRASNDTSPTDLYARFMGALYNLLDGSSDNTKFEDDCRAIIGTQSYVLFTLDKLIYKLVKQLQTVATDEMDNKLLQLYAYEKSRKPGRFVDVVYHENARVLLHDENIYRIECVVFHSNPFVYSANGLWT